From the genome of Candidatus Tectomicrobia bacterium:
AAAACATCTTCCGGGGGGTTCCCAAGAAGGACGGCGGCGATCATCCCGAGTGCGCCCCGGACGAGATCTTCATCGGCAACCACCACCAGGCGGGCTTCCGGGAGCTGCCCTGGAAGACGAAACGCGCCGGGAACGTGGCGTATGACGACCGGGGCAACCCGGTGGACGACGCGCAGTTCTTCCCCGTCTTCGTGAAGCGGGCCGAGTACCAGCAAAAATCCTGACAATTCAGCCGGATTTCCGCAGGGGCGGGCTTCAAACACGCCCCTGCCGGCTCCGTCATGGCGGTGGATATCCCCGCCTGATCAGAGCGCGCCCGGCCCGGATTCTCTCTCCGCCCCGGATGCCCTATACTCCCGGCCTCCGAACCCAATCCCGGCCCAGGCGGCGCTTCGGGCGCGCCAGGGTTTGGTTTTGTCTTCCCTCACGGAGGTCCCGCATGCAGATTCGGATGGAAGGACGCTCGGCCCTCATCACCGGCGGCAGCCGGGGCCTGGGCCGGGCGATGGCGCTCAAGTTCGCCCAGGCGGGCGCGAAGGTGGCCATCCTGGCCCGGCGGCCCGGCGTGCTGGACGAGACGAAGAGGGAGATCGAGGCCGCGGCCCCCGGGGCCAAGATCAAGGCCTGCCCCTGCGACGTGAGCGACCCCGGGCAGATCCGGGACGCCTTTCAGGCCGTGGTCCGGGACTTCGGCCAGGTGGACATCCTCGTCAACAACGCCGGCACGTCGGTGCGGGGCAAGTTCGAGGAGCTGACGGACGAGGTCTGGATGGAGGACTTCAACCTCAAGCTCTTCGCCGCGGTACGCCTCTGCCGGCTGGCGCTGCCGGGGATGAAGGAGCGCCGCTGGGGCCGGATCATCAACGTGCTGAACACGGCCGCCAAGGCGCCCGCCGGGGAAGGCGCGCCGACGGCGGTCACCCGAGCCGCCGGCATGGCCATGACCAAGGTGCTCTCGAAGGAGGCCGCCCCCTACAACGTGCTGGTCAACGCGCTGTGCGTGGGGCGCTTCGTCACGGACCAATGGCTGGGCCATCACAAGAAGCAGGCGCCGGAGAAGACCTTCGAGCAGTACATGACGGACATGGGGAAGACCATCCCGCTGGGCCGGGTGGGGGACGCCGGGGAGTTCGCCAGCGTCGCGTGCTTCCTGGCCTCGGACGCGGGCTCCTACGTCTCCGGCGTGGCCATCAACGTGGACGGGGGCGCCTCGCCGGTGGTGTAGGGTGCGCGCAACCAGGTGTGAAATTCCCCCGGATGATTTGCCCCCTCCCCCTCCGGGGGAGGGTTGGGGTGGGGGAGATTCGCGCGGGCTTTTCCCTCCCCCTGCCCCTTCCCGCCTGCGCGGACCGAAGCCCTTCCGCCTAGGCGAAATTCGCTTCGGCGGGCGAAGGCCCGGAGGGAGGGGGAAAGGCGGCCGTCTCATCCCGAGGGAGAGGAGATGAGAGCATAAAGGCGACCCTTGTGGTCGCCCGTTTTTATTCGGCGAGGGCGGGCGCAAGGCCCGCCCCTACAAGTTCACCGTGCGGGGCTGACAAAGTTGCCTTCTCCTATTTCAAGTTCACCAGAACCGCCCCCGCCACGGTGACAGCCGCCCCGGCCGGGACGCGCCAGGTGATGTATTCCACCTGCCGGAGGAGGGCCAGGGCGAAGAGCACGGTGAGGAGGGGGGAGGTCTGGATGAGGGCGGTCATCCGGTACACCTCGCCCCGCTGAAGCGCCCCCGCGAAGAAGTAGGCCCCCATGGACGCGGCCAGGCCCATGATCAGCAGGGGCCTCCACGCCTTCCGCATGTCCTTCAGAATTGCCCCCCGCATGAAGAGAAAGGTGTAGCCTCCCACCAGCAGGAAGGAGGCCACCATCCCGAGGAGGGCCCCCACCGAGGCGTCCGGGAATTTGGAGAGTCCCGTCCGCCAGAAGATGGCGCCGAGGCCCGAGACGGCCGCCGCGGCAATGGGCCACAGAGCGTCGATGCGCCGCCAGCGGCCCTGCGTCTTTCCCGAGGAGAGGAGCACGATCCCCGCCACGACCAGCAGCACCCCCGCCAGCCCGTACCACCGGGGCTCCTCGCCCAGGAACAGGATGGCCAGCAGCGACGCGAAGACGGGGGAGCTCCCCTTGATGGGGGCGGCGCGCGAGACGCCGATCTTGGAGATCCCGAACATGAAGAGAAGGGTGAAGAGGCCGGGGGTGCAGATGCCTCCTGCCACCACCCACAGGTAGTGCCACCCCAGAGGCGGGACCGCCGCCCCCGAGG
Proteins encoded in this window:
- a CDS encoding SDR family oxidoreductase, encoding MQIRMEGRSALITGGSRGLGRAMALKFAQAGAKVAILARRPGVLDETKREIEAAAPGAKIKACPCDVSDPGQIRDAFQAVVRDFGQVDILVNNAGTSVRGKFEELTDEVWMEDFNLKLFAAVRLCRLALPGMKERRWGRIINVLNTAAKAPAGEGAPTAVTRAAGMAMTKVLSKEAAPYNVLVNALCVGRFVTDQWLGHHKKQAPEKTFEQYMTDMGKTIPLGRVGDAGEFASVACFLASDAGSYVSGVAINVDGGASPVV
- a CDS encoding DMT family transporter, with translation MIFDAALLFALGAALSYAVADMGARYSVQHTSPFIAVTFSRAVSLVVLGAIALASGAAVPPLGWHYLWVVAGGICTPGLFTLLFMFGISKIGVSRAAPIKGSSPVFASLLAILFLGEEPRWYGLAGVLLVVAGIVLLSSGKTQGRWRRIDALWPIAAAAVSGLGAIFWRTGLSKFPDASVGALLGMVASFLLVGGYTFLFMRGAILKDMRKAWRPLLIMGLAASMGAYFFAGALQRGEVYRMTALIQTSPLLTVLFALALLRQVEYITWRVPAGAAVTVAGAVLVNLK